In the genome of Bacteroidota bacterium, the window GAATCTGAGAAACCCGTTCAATTTCTTTTTCTCTTCCCACAATAGGGTCGAGGCGGCCTTCTTCTGCCGCTTTGGTTAAATCTCTTCCGAAATTATCAAGCACAGGAGTTTTTGAACGCGATTCGCCACCGCCTTTCTTCGGATTGCTTCCGTAGGATGTATCATCATCGTCATCATCTGCCTGTGTGGGAAATTCTGCTTTAGGATCAAATAAAGGGGATTCCGGATTCATTGTTTCTAATTTTTCTTTTACCACTTCATAATCCACATTGAATTTATGAAGTGATTTGGTTGCTATGCTGTCATTATCTTTTAATATGGCTAACAAAAGATGTTCCGTTCCAATCAATTCGCTTTTCAGTTCTCTCGCTTCCAAATGCGTGAATTTGATGGCGCGCTCCGCCTGTTTCACCAATTGTATGTTCTGTAATTTGAAAGTGCTTTTCTTGCCGGGTGTGGCAATGGATATTTCAAGTTCTTTCCTCAGATCAGAAAGATTGATGTTCAGGTCTTTCAGTATCTTAATTGCCTTGCCAGTTCCTTCACGTATCATTCCTAATAAAAGATGCTCAGGTCCGATGTAGGAATGACCTAAACGGAGAGCCTCCTCTCTGCTGAAAGAAAGGACATCTTTTACTCGCTGTGAGAATTTCGCTTCCATAGGTTTTGAGAGTATGATGTTTTTATCTCGCTGATGGTTGCATGGGTTTACCCCGTTGGATTTTACTTTTAGTTCTTTTTATTACGTAATTTACTAAAGACATCCTACGGGGTTTAACGCTTGTCATGGTTGAAATGTTACGTCTGCTCAAAAATAAACATATTCACACAGGTCAAATGTATATTTCGCAACGTCACCTATCCCGTCAAAAGCAAGCATATTTTCCAACATGAAAATGTTCATAATTAAAGGGTTTGGAGTATATTTATCGCATGGATAAATCGGTTATTTTCACAGCAAAAGTTTACTGTTTTCTGTTTACAGTTTACAGTTCAATACAAGATACAAAATGGCAAGTTTCAAACGGTTTGAAGACATAGAAGCGTGGAAGTTAGCGCGAGAAATATCAAAAGAAATTTATAAAGTTTCCGGTATCGGAATATTTGCCAGAGATTTTGAGTTAAAAAATCAGGCACGAGCGTCATCCGGTTCTATGATGGATAATATCGCGGAAGGATTTGGCAGAGGAGGCAAAAATGAATTTGTTCAGTTTCTTACAATAGCAAAAGGTTCTGCTGAAGAATTGAAGTCGCAATTGTATCGTTCATTAGATAATGAATATATCTCTGAAAGCATATTTGAAAACATATACACAAAAACAGATACTTATAGCAAAATGACAGCTGGTTTAATTTCATATTTAAACCAATCATCCATCAAAGGAGAAAAGTTCAAGAATAGAGTAAACTAACCAAAAACAGAAAACTGTAAACTGAAAACTCTTTTAGTATAATTGGCTGTTGAACCGTAGACAGAAAACCGTAAACCGTAAACCTTTTTTGTATGGCTGAAGACAAAATCATTAACGTAAATATTGAAGATGAAATGAAGGTTGCCTACATTGATTATTCAATGTCGGTGATCGTATCGCGCGCGCTTCCCGATGTGCGTGACGGATTCAAACCCGTGCACCGCAGAGTTCTTTATGGAATGCAGGACTTAGGTGTATTCTCCAACCGCCCCTATAAAAAGAGTGCCAGGATTGTCGGAGAAGTTTTAGGCAAATACCATCCGCATGGAGATTCATCTGTGTATGATACCATGGTGCGCATGGCTCAGCCATGGTCGTTGCGATATCCGTTGGTTGACGGACAAGGCAACTACGGTT includes:
- a CDS encoding four helix bundle protein; the protein is MASFKRFEDIEAWKLAREISKEIYKVSGIGIFARDFELKNQARASSGSMMDNIAEGFGRGGKNEFVQFLTIAKGSAEELKSQLYRSLDNEYISESIFENIYTKTDTYSKMTAGLISYLNQSSIKGEKFKNRVN